The proteins below come from a single Staphylococcus sp. MI 10-1553 genomic window:
- a CDS encoding MarR family winged helix-turn-helix transcriptional regulator: MTNHPKALHDELCFLFYVASKEVIKKYSACLKEYELTYTGYITLISIGDDEVVNIKRLGDRIYLNSGTLTPLTKKLVTQGLIKKVRKPEDERNLNISLTDKGRELKQQLSHLNEEVHASLSMEGTNMTELVGILQRFLENNFPSHPVTV; the protein is encoded by the coding sequence ATGACAAATCATCCAAAAGCGCTTCATGACGAATTATGTTTCTTATTTTATGTTGCATCTAAAGAAGTCATAAAAAAGTATAGTGCTTGTTTAAAAGAATACGAACTCACATATACAGGCTATATTACACTGATTTCAATTGGCGATGATGAAGTCGTCAACATTAAACGTCTCGGCGATCGCATTTATCTTAATTCTGGTACTTTGACACCGCTAACGAAAAAATTAGTGACACAAGGCTTGATTAAAAAAGTAAGAAAGCCTGAAGATGAACGCAATTTGAATATCTCATTGACAGATAAAGGGCGCGAATTGAAACAACAACTCAGTCACTTGAACGAAGAAGTACATGCCTCACTTTCAATGGAAGGGACCAACATGACAGAATTAGTCGGAATCTTGCAACGATTTCTTGAAAACAACTTTCCTTCTCACCCTGTAACAGTCTAA
- a CDS encoding transglycosylase SLT domain-containing protein — MKKSLLLTTTLAATIGTAGLAASGHDANAAEQGIDQVKLADMAQHNDPSLNQHPIEDGSYDYNFTLDGVSYNFWSNGVQFGWSYNGFGQATQDHSSIAQPTQMADVSGQASQQSYSNSPSTTQQTTGQAPKQQAAPSYQTTSTSTGSVRLANGNTAGSYGTRAAQDLAARTGVSASVWEAIIARESNGDLNARNASGASGLLQTMPGWGPTNTYEQQINAAAKAYNAQGLAAWGM, encoded by the coding sequence ATGAAAAAATCATTACTCTTAACTACTACACTTGCAGCAACAATCGGAACAGCAGGATTAGCAGCAAGCGGACACGATGCAAATGCAGCAGAACAAGGGATTGATCAAGTTAAATTAGCAGACATGGCGCAACATAACGATCCATCATTAAACCAACACCCTATTGAAGACGGTTCATACGACTACAACTTCACTTTAGACGGTGTATCATATAACTTCTGGTCAAACGGTGTACAATTCGGTTGGTCATACAACGGTTTTGGTCAAGCAACACAAGACCACTCATCAATTGCACAACCAACACAAATGGCTGACGTAAGTGGACAAGCTTCACAACAATCTTACAGCAATAGTCCATCAACAACACAACAAACTACTGGTCAAGCACCAAAACAACAAGCAGCACCATCTTACCAAACGACTTCAACTTCAACTGGTTCAGTAAGATTAGCAAATGGGAACACTGCTGGTAGCTATGGTACAAGAGCAGCTCAAGATTTAGCGGCACGTACTGGTGTTTCAGCATCAGTATGGGAAGCTATTATCGCTCGTGAATCAAATGGTGACTTAAATGCTCGTAACGCTTCAGGTGCATCTGGTTTATTACAAACAATGCCTGGTTGGGGTCCAACAAACACTTATGAGCAACAAATTAATGCAGCTGCAAAAGCATACAACGCACAAGGTTTAGCTGCTTGGGGTATGTAA
- a CDS encoding phosphate--AMP phosphotransferase, whose amino-acid sequence MMKKLDMLRLEIARLTRQTHALGIPMMIIFEGVAASGKTRLTNDLLLNLDAKYTKFIATKTPSEYDLRYPFLQRFWETLPEKGHINIYFRSWYSHFVDYKVHQIKYPLFKDEKILKNEIHGFESMLQDDNHEIIKFFIHINEEKREEHIAHMKANPLTRWKAQEYEQIVSPEVYLETLKPMLDETWKEIDYSHREDAMITMYEHLQERLSKAIEKNQKRKDRNDGHFTPHFQPHLFDKPKNKVSKEAYQDKIEALQLRLRELQFALYERKIPLILVYEGMDAAGKGGNIKRVRTYLDPTGYEVNAISAPTDVELNHHYLWRFAKTMPKSGHIGIFDRSWYGRVLVERVEGFASEQEWMRAYDEINTFEKMWINEGAIILKFFLSLDKDEQLKRFKAREEDIDKQWKITDEDWRNRDKWDEYVEASHDMIEKTNTEAAPWYVVAADHKKTARIEVLKYIIQKCEEKLWGVQQY is encoded by the coding sequence ATGATGAAAAAACTGGATATGTTACGTTTAGAAATTGCAAGATTAACACGACAAACACACGCACTCGGCATACCTATGATGATTATTTTTGAAGGGGTAGCAGCATCAGGGAAAACGCGCTTGACCAACGACTTATTACTGAATTTAGATGCCAAATATACGAAATTTATTGCCACTAAAACACCTTCTGAATATGACTTAAGGTATCCATTTTTACAACGTTTTTGGGAAACATTACCTGAGAAAGGACATATTAATATTTATTTTAGAAGTTGGTATTCACATTTTGTGGATTATAAAGTTCATCAAATTAAATACCCGCTTTTTAAAGATGAGAAGATACTCAAAAATGAAATTCATGGCTTTGAATCGATGCTCCAAGACGATAATCATGAAATCATCAAATTTTTTATTCATATTAATGAAGAAAAACGAGAAGAGCATATTGCACATATGAAAGCTAATCCATTAACACGTTGGAAAGCACAAGAATATGAACAAATTGTTTCACCAGAAGTGTATTTAGAAACATTAAAACCGATGTTAGATGAGACATGGAAAGAAATCGACTATAGTCATAGGGAAGATGCAATGATAACGATGTATGAGCATCTTCAAGAACGCTTGTCTAAAGCCATTGAAAAAAATCAAAAGCGTAAAGATAGAAATGACGGTCATTTTACACCTCATTTTCAACCACATTTATTTGATAAACCCAAAAATAAAGTGTCAAAAGAAGCATATCAAGATAAAATTGAAGCGCTCCAATTAAGATTGAGAGAATTACAATTCGCATTGTATGAAAGAAAAATTCCATTAATTCTTGTATACGAAGGGATGGATGCGGCCGGTAAAGGTGGAAATATTAAACGGGTAAGGACTTACTTAGATCCTACGGGTTATGAAGTCAATGCCATTAGCGCACCAACAGATGTCGAACTCAATCATCATTATTTATGGCGATTTGCTAAAACCATGCCTAAAAGTGGTCATATCGGTATTTTTGATCGCAGTTGGTATGGGCGTGTCCTCGTTGAACGTGTAGAAGGTTTTGCATCAGAACAAGAATGGATGCGTGCTTATGATGAAATTAATACGTTTGAAAAAATGTGGATTAATGAGGGGGCAATCATATTGAAGTTTTTCTTATCATTAGATAAAGATGAACAATTGAAACGTTTTAAAGCACGCGAAGAAGATATTGATAAACAGTGGAAAATCACAGATGAAGATTGGCGCAATCGAGATAAATGGGACGAATATGTTGAAGCAAGTCACGATATGATTGAAAAAACAAATACCGAAGCTGCACCATGGTATGTTGTGGCTGCAGATCATAAAAAAACAGCACGAATTGAAGTTTTAAAATATATTATTCAAAAATGCGAAGAAAAACTTTGGGGCGTGCAGCAATATTAA
- a CDS encoding GTP pyrophosphokinase: protein MFVDKNTPFNEESLRQEIAKYMNRDLKDIGSIEEIVAFIELEHLYRAALEEISTKLRILDEDFQIKYAHNPIHHMERRVKEIPSLLQKLKRKGYPLTAEAARENIMDIAGIRVVCNYIDDIYTVEQLLLKQTDIQLLTRKDYVENPKKNGYRSLHIVISMPIFLTDGMIDAPVEIQLRTIGMDMWASLEHKMHYKNQRGDSEMYCDTLKECALEIGDVEQKMQRIHLSIQRDREKLGTC from the coding sequence ATGTTCGTAGATAAAAACACACCTTTTAATGAAGAGAGCCTAAGACAAGAAATTGCCAAATATATGAACAGAGATTTGAAAGACATTGGAAGTATTGAAGAAATTGTCGCATTTATCGAACTAGAACATTTATATCGTGCCGCTTTAGAAGAAATTAGTACAAAGTTACGTATTTTAGACGAAGATTTTCAAATTAAATACGCACACAACCCAATTCACCACATGGAACGTCGCGTCAAAGAGATTCCGAGCTTATTACAAAAATTGAAACGAAAAGGATATCCGCTAACCGCAGAAGCAGCAAGAGAAAATATTATGGATATCGCAGGAATTCGAGTCGTTTGTAACTATATTGACGACATTTATACGGTCGAACAATTGTTATTGAAACAAACGGATATTCAGTTATTAACGCGTAAAGATTATGTTGAAAATCCAAAGAAAAATGGTTATAGAAGTTTACATATCGTCATATCTATGCCGATTTTTCTTACGGATGGCATGATTGACGCACCTGTAGAAATCCAGTTACGCACAATTGGTATGGACATGTGGGCGAGTTTAGAGCACAAGATGCATTATAAAAATCAACGTGGCGACTCAGAAATGTATTGTGATACTTTGAAAGAATGCGCGTTAGAAATTGGTGATGTGGAGCAAAAAATGCAACGAATCCATTTAAGTATTCAGCGTGACAGGGAAAAGCTAGGAACATGTTAA
- a CDS encoding nitroreductase family protein, whose translation MAHNQNFETILTGRRSVKLFDTEVKIPREEMNEMIRKATLAPSSINMQPWRFVVVDTEEGKDTLRPLVQFNSRQNDTSAAMIVIFGDMLNYEHAEEIYGAAVEKGYMPQEVKDELVGRFVAMYEGLDQQSMNDIVKVDSSLAAMQFMLVAREHGYETNPIGGFNREDIAEGLGLDPERYVPVMIIAIGKAAEEGRPTSRLDVEKIVQYR comes from the coding sequence ATGGCACACAATCAAAATTTTGAAACCATACTTACAGGCCGTCGTTCTGTAAAGTTATTTGATACAGAAGTAAAAATTCCACGTGAAGAAATGAATGAAATGATTAGAAAGGCAACATTAGCGCCTTCATCTATTAATATGCAACCATGGCGCTTTGTCGTTGTTGATACTGAAGAAGGTAAAGATACATTACGTCCACTTGTACAATTCAATAGCCGTCAAAATGATACATCTGCGGCAATGATTGTTATTTTCGGTGACATGTTGAACTATGAACATGCTGAAGAAATTTACGGTGCAGCAGTTGAAAAAGGTTATATGCCACAAGAAGTAAAAGACGAATTAGTAGGCAGATTTGTCGCAATGTATGAAGGACTAGATCAACAATCTATGAACGATATTGTTAAAGTCGATAGTAGTTTAGCGGCAATGCAATTCATGCTCGTTGCACGTGAACACGGTTATGAAACAAATCCAATTGGTGGTTTCAATCGTGAGGACATCGCTGAAGGTCTTGGTTTAGATCCAGAACGCTATGTTCCTGTTATGATTATCGCAATCGGTAAAGCGGCTGAAGAAGGCCGACCAACATCTCGTTTAGACGTAGAAAAAATTGTGCAATATCGTTAA
- a CDS encoding M23 family metallopeptidase — translation MKQWFFPVLFLGIVIVIAVTVVMHYDSIQHETSNEYHAIFNQDRKTHGFGTYHRDLSFNGDNRHYGNDYRLPEDTPVLAPTNGTVTRTFKDKLGGNVLEIREENGQYFQWFMHLNEFKVKAGDTVSPGDVVALSGNTGEQTTGPHLHFQRMNGGIGNRFAEDPDDFIDQLPDEQRSLYKLT, via the coding sequence ATGAAACAATGGTTTTTTCCTGTGCTCTTTTTAGGGATCGTCATTGTGATTGCTGTCACAGTTGTCATGCATTACGATTCGATTCAGCACGAAACGTCCAATGAGTATCACGCTATTTTTAATCAAGACCGTAAAACTCACGGCTTTGGCACATATCATCGCGATTTATCTTTTAACGGTGACAATCGACATTATGGTAACGACTACCGTTTACCGGAAGACACACCAGTCCTTGCCCCTACGAATGGCACTGTGACAAGAACTTTCAAAGACAAACTCGGTGGCAATGTGTTAGAAATCCGCGAAGAGAATGGACAATATTTTCAATGGTTTATGCATCTCAATGAATTCAAAGTGAAAGCTGGCGATACCGTATCCCCTGGCGATGTCGTTGCGTTGTCTGGAAATACGGGTGAGCAAACGACAGGACCACATCTCCACTTTCAACGGATGAATGGTGGCATCGGAAATCGTTTTGCTGAAGATCCTGATGACTTTATTGACCAACTGCCTGATGAACAGCGGAGTCTTTACAAACTGACTTAA